From a single Paenibacillus sp. FSL R5-0345 genomic region:
- a CDS encoding MFS transporter, translated as MNDNWKRKITLFLTAQTISLFGSSLVQYAIIWYITLTTSSGVMMTISTVCGFLPQMAISLFAGVWIDRYSRKKMIMLADGMIAIATLILAVMFLMGYKYIGLLYVILLIRAAGTGIQVPAVNALIPQIVPKDQLMKVNGVNSSISSLMMFLAPAAGGVILSISTIETAFFIDVITAIIGIGMMCIIVIPVHAKLEEVQKSNVQDIKEGFKYLKDHVFIKQLLIYLFVVMILISPAAFLTPLMVSRSFGSEVWRLTASEMTFSVGALVGGLLIASWGGFKSRMHTNIIACALYGLLMVGLGFAPMFAMYLLFNLLIGVTMPCFNAPLTVMLQQNVEPKMQGRVFSLVQVTNSCALPLGMALFGPLADRVQVENILLFAGFAVIMCAFYAVIKLLALAKNYD; from the coding sequence ATGAATGACAATTGGAAAAGAAAAATAACCCTATTTCTAACGGCTCAAACCATATCTTTATTTGGTTCCTCGCTGGTTCAATATGCGATTATTTGGTATATCACTCTAACTACCTCTTCAGGGGTGATGATGACGATATCAACCGTCTGCGGCTTTCTCCCGCAGATGGCGATATCGCTGTTTGCTGGGGTATGGATCGACCGTTATAGTCGTAAAAAAATGATCATGCTAGCGGATGGTATGATTGCGATCGCTACTCTTATCCTCGCTGTGATGTTTTTGATGGGCTATAAATATATTGGGTTGCTATATGTAATTTTGCTGATCCGAGCGGCAGGTACGGGGATACAGGTTCCTGCTGTGAACGCACTTATCCCTCAAATTGTTCCAAAAGATCAGCTTATGAAGGTGAATGGAGTAAATAGTAGTATTTCATCCTTGATGATGTTTCTAGCTCCAGCAGCAGGGGGCGTGATTCTATCGATTAGTACCATAGAAACTGCCTTTTTTATTGATGTGATTACTGCAATTATTGGAATTGGTATGATGTGTATAATCGTTATTCCAGTTCATGCTAAGTTGGAGGAGGTTCAGAAATCGAATGTACAAGATATTAAGGAAGGATTTAAGTACCTAAAGGATCATGTCTTTATTAAGCAATTACTAATCTATTTATTTGTCGTAATGATACTGATCAGTCCAGCAGCCTTCTTAACCCCTCTAATGGTGAGTCGATCCTTTGGTTCAGAAGTATGGAGATTGACCGCAAGTGAGATGACTTTTAGCGTAGGGGCGTTAGTTGGAGGGCTTCTGATAGCGTCATGGGGCGGCTTTAAGTCTCGTATGCATACCAACATTATAGCATGTGCTCTCTACGGTTTGCTGATGGTTGGACTTGGCTTCGCTCCTATGTTTGCAATGTATTTATTGTTTAATTTGTTGATAGGCGTAACGATGCCTTGCTTTAACGCTCCTTTGACAGTGATGTTGCAGCAGAATGTGGAGCCGAAGATGCAAGGTAGGGTGTTTAGTCTTGTTCAAGTGACGAACTCATGTGCTTTGCCACTCGGGATGGCGCTGTTTGGTCCGCTAGCTGATAGAGTCCAAGTGGAGAATATTCTTTTATTCGCTGGTTTTGCAGTGATTATGTGCGCCTTCTATGCAGTGATTAAACTTCTTGCCTTAGCAAAGAACTACGATTAA
- a CDS encoding voltage-gated chloride channel family protein, giving the protein MNQWSARWVEFAKKRSHFALWSTFIKWIVLGSVVGLLSGTASAFFLKSLDYVTDVRLEHPWLLYLLPLGGVLVSFLYMRYGKNSAKGNNLIIEQIQDGTETIPLRMAPLVLFGTLVTHLFGGSAGREGTAVQMGGSLAEWFGKLIKISPLDRKILLMCGISGGFGSIFGTPLAGTLFGLEVVTIGLISQQALLPCFVASFVGDLVTTQLWGVHHTHYVVNEFPALSVMIILKVVLASVIFGLVSMLFSELTHFLKRTFTAMISNPMIKAAVGGLIIIALVFVVGSRDYLGLGIPLIKDSFEGDVTPFAFLWKLIFTAFTLGTGFQGGEVTPLFAMGATLGNALAGILHVYGPFLAALGFIAVFCGATSTPIACFLMGIELFGSEGAIYMFIACVVSYLFSGHSSIYTSQLIGVSKSQLISIPQGTRINGVKKRK; this is encoded by the coding sequence ATGAATCAATGGTCTGCACGATGGGTTGAATTCGCTAAGAAAAGAAGTCATTTTGCACTATGGAGTACGTTTATCAAATGGATTGTACTCGGAAGTGTGGTTGGACTTTTATCGGGAACTGCCTCGGCATTCTTTCTGAAAAGCTTAGATTATGTAACAGATGTACGTCTAGAGCATCCGTGGCTGCTTTATTTGCTGCCTCTTGGAGGAGTCCTTGTTAGTTTCTTATATATGCGTTATGGAAAAAACAGCGCTAAAGGAAATAATCTTATCATAGAACAAATTCAGGATGGTACAGAGACCATTCCTTTACGCATGGCACCCTTAGTATTGTTCGGAACACTGGTAACTCATTTGTTTGGTGGATCTGCCGGACGTGAGGGAACCGCAGTACAAATGGGAGGAAGCCTCGCGGAGTGGTTTGGGAAATTAATCAAAATCAGTCCGCTGGATCGCAAAATATTGTTAATGTGCGGGATTAGCGGAGGCTTTGGCTCTATTTTCGGAACACCACTAGCTGGAACCTTATTTGGTCTAGAAGTGGTAACGATTGGACTTATTAGCCAACAAGCGTTACTTCCATGTTTTGTGGCCAGCTTTGTTGGTGATCTGGTCACCACTCAATTGTGGGGCGTTCATCATACTCACTATGTAGTGAATGAGTTTCCTGCCTTAAGTGTAATGATTATTCTAAAAGTGGTATTGGCTTCTGTTATTTTTGGTCTTGTGAGTATGCTTTTCAGTGAACTGACTCATTTTCTAAAAAGAACCTTCACCGCCATGATTAGCAATCCGATGATAAAAGCAGCAGTAGGTGGTTTAATTATCATAGCGTTGGTATTCGTTGTAGGGTCACGCGACTATCTGGGACTTGGTATCCCTTTAATCAAGGATTCTTTTGAGGGAGATGTAACGCCGTTCGCTTTTTTATGGAAGCTGATTTTCACCGCTTTTACCCTGGGAACAGGATTTCAGGGTGGTGAAGTGACTCCGTTGTTTGCGATGGGAGCCACATTAGGCAATGCTTTGGCTGGAATATTACATGTGTATGGTCCCTTTTTAGCTGCGCTCGGATTCATTGCTGTTTTCTGCGGAGCTACGAGCACACCCATCGCATGCTTTTTAATGGGAATTGAGCTGTTCGGTTCGGAAGGTGCAATTTATATGTTCATCGCTTGTGTGGTGAGTTATTTATTCTCCGGACATTCGAGTATTTATACTTCTCAGCTTATCGGTGTATCAAAGAGTCAGCTCATTTCAATCCCTCAAGGGACTAGGATAAATGGTGTTAAAAAAAGAAAATGA
- a CDS encoding phosphodiester glycosidase family protein, producing MSTSSLPQRSTVRKKKPTKKRKKRSFFRTLSKVFLFCLILLIAGGGWFYFAPSAKNLRYSIADTLITTQHRYMAKYIIGEDGLKDRVTEYSSLFEEMGVEKDTHTITPEPEVKEKPLVEIENVSGTGYSGYVMIVNDPTKVRLGIPDKVGSGEKVTSMVKRTGAIAGVNGGGFADPNWKGNGFKPIGIVISQGKLYYNGLGGKKSTQIVGLDKQGKMVAGNYSLDEISKMGVQEAVTFSPRLIVNGKGLIKNAAEGWGIAPRTAMGQRADGAIIFVVIDGRQPTYSIGANLYDVQQILLKHGAVIAANLDGGSSTVLVKDNEIMNKPSSQYGERYLPTAFLVFEHPEQVDMPNIWKGLDPSKIDAAKKRTR from the coding sequence GTGAGCACTTCATCATTACCTCAACGTTCCACCGTACGCAAAAAGAAACCAACCAAAAAACGTAAGAAACGGAGTTTTTTTCGTACACTATCTAAAGTGTTTTTATTTTGTTTAATTTTGTTGATTGCTGGAGGCGGCTGGTTTTACTTTGCACCTTCGGCTAAAAATCTGCGCTATTCAATCGCTGATACACTGATTACAACACAGCACCGCTACATGGCTAAATATATAATTGGCGAGGACGGATTAAAGGACAGAGTGACTGAATATAGCTCCCTATTTGAAGAGATGGGGGTCGAAAAGGACACACACACCATCACTCCTGAACCAGAAGTAAAAGAGAAACCACTAGTCGAGATAGAAAATGTATCAGGTACTGGGTATTCCGGATATGTCATGATCGTTAATGATCCTACAAAAGTCCGTTTGGGAATTCCAGATAAGGTAGGGTCAGGTGAGAAAGTAACTAGCATGGTGAAGCGCACAGGTGCTATTGCTGGAGTTAACGGTGGTGGATTTGCCGATCCTAACTGGAAAGGTAATGGATTTAAACCTATTGGTATTGTGATTTCACAAGGTAAGTTATATTACAACGGTCTCGGTGGCAAAAAATCCACCCAAATCGTAGGACTTGATAAACAAGGGAAAATGGTTGCTGGGAATTATTCTTTAGACGAGATTAGTAAAATGGGTGTTCAGGAGGCCGTTACTTTTAGCCCTCGTCTGATCGTTAATGGAAAAGGATTGATTAAGAACGCGGCTGAAGGGTGGGGGATTGCACCTAGAACAGCGATGGGTCAGCGTGCAGACGGAGCGATCATCTTTGTTGTCATCGATGGAAGACAACCTACTTATAGTATTGGAGCAAATCTATACGATGTGCAGCAAATCCTTCTTAAGCATGGAGCCGTGATTGCTGCCAATTTGGATGGAGGTTCTTCTACCGTGCTGGTAAAAGACAACGAGATTATGAACAAGCCATCCTCTCAATATGGGGAACGATATTTACCTACGGCTTTTCTAGTATTTGAGCACCCGGAGCAGGTTGATATGCCGAACATTTGGAAGGGACTTGACCCCTCCAAAATTGATGCTGCTAAGAAGCGTACACGCTAA
- a CDS encoding YebC/PmpR family DNA-binding transcriptional regulator, with the protein MGRKWNNIKEKKASKDANTSRVYAKFGVEIYVAAKKGEPDPEANRALKVVLERAKTYNVPKAIIDRAMDKAKGSGDENYEDLRYEGFGPNGSMIIVDALTNNVNRTAPLIRSTFSKNGGNMGVSGSVAYMFDSTAVIGVEGKTADEVIEMMFEAELDVRDVLEEDEAVIVYAEPDQFHAVQEVFRNAGITEFTVAELNMLPQNYVTLPEDAQAQFEKLIDALEDLEDVQQVYHNVEFED; encoded by the coding sequence ATGGGTCGTAAGTGGAATAATATTAAGGAAAAGAAAGCCTCCAAAGACGCCAACACAAGTCGCGTTTATGCTAAGTTTGGTGTTGAGATTTATGTAGCAGCCAAGAAAGGTGAACCCGATCCAGAAGCAAACCGGGCACTGAAGGTTGTATTAGAACGTGCAAAAACTTACAATGTACCAAAAGCGATTATCGACCGCGCAATGGATAAAGCCAAAGGCAGCGGTGATGAGAATTATGAAGACCTTCGTTACGAAGGGTTTGGACCTAACGGTTCGATGATTATCGTCGATGCGCTTACGAATAACGTTAATCGTACAGCACCTTTGATTCGTTCTACATTTAGTAAGAATGGCGGAAATATGGGTGTCAGCGGATCAGTAGCCTATATGTTTGACTCAACGGCTGTTATCGGTGTGGAAGGTAAAACCGCTGATGAAGTGATTGAGATGATGTTCGAAGCAGAGCTTGATGTACGTGATGTACTGGAAGAGGACGAAGCAGTTATCGTATATGCTGAGCCTGATCAGTTCCATGCCGTACAAGAAGTATTCAGAAATGCTGGAATTACCGAATTTACTGTAGCAGAATTAAACATGCTTCCACAGAACTATGTAACACTTCCTGAAGATGCACAAGCTCAATTTGAAAAACTGATTGATGCTTTAGAAGATTTGGAAGATGTGCAACAGGTGTATCATAACGTGGAGTTTGAAGACTAA
- a CDS encoding MerR family transcriptional regulator, protein MYSTKEIASLVNVHPNTVRIYEEWKYISPVPRADNGYRLFSELHLFQLQVARTAFHCEIIQGHSRAKARAIAEASGKGDFKLAFKLAQVYLAHLEQEYRLALEAIQLVEQWLSGNESLSNQTYNRNEVTQLLELTPEILRNWERNGLITVPRLPNGYRFYTERELNRMKIIRTLRAAHYSMNAILRLINTAEQSKELSIKEILDTPGEFEDIVTVTDRLIYSLEEAIQKAKEVIQLLETKNNYDFPL, encoded by the coding sequence ATGTATAGCACCAAAGAAATAGCGAGTCTTGTTAACGTACATCCGAATACTGTTCGCATTTATGAAGAGTGGAAGTATATCTCTCCAGTGCCTCGTGCAGACAATGGATATCGATTATTTTCGGAGCTTCATTTATTTCAGCTTCAAGTAGCTAGAACCGCTTTTCATTGTGAGATTATTCAAGGTCATAGTCGAGCTAAAGCACGAGCTATTGCAGAAGCCAGTGGGAAGGGTGATTTCAAGCTGGCTTTTAAACTAGCCCAGGTCTATTTGGCTCATCTTGAACAAGAATACCGACTAGCTTTAGAAGCCATTCAATTGGTTGAACAATGGCTCAGTGGCAATGAGTCATTGTCTAATCAGACTTATAATCGAAATGAAGTCACACAATTATTGGAATTAACACCTGAAATCCTAAGGAACTGGGAAAGAAATGGCTTAATAACCGTTCCCAGACTACCAAATGGTTATCGCTTTTATACAGAACGAGAATTAAATAGAATGAAGATTATTCGTACATTGCGAGCAGCACACTATTCTATGAATGCTATTCTAAGATTAATAAATACAGCAGAACAATCAAAGGAACTAAGCATCAAAGAAATATTAGACACACCTGGAGAGTTCGAAGATATTGTCACAGTAACAGATCGTTTAATTTATTCTCTAGAAGAAGCGATACAAAAGGCAAAAGAAGTTATTCAACTGTTAGAGACTAAAAATAATTATGATTTCCCGCTCTAG
- a CDS encoding ABC transporter permease has product MKLFWTLLKIEGKLVWKGMDILIFGILLPIILATLFGYVMSKDVSASGASMFEISYPAVICIGVLATGVMGVPLTIADYRHRGILKRFQVTPVSPVHILFAQVVIQLSSALVSFIGVTTVYTLLFDYEMRGSWGVFLITYAFVVCAMYSVGIAIGSVVPDQKSANLWSSVVYFTMLLFSGATIPYEIMPRFLQWIMDILPLSHGIHLLKQVSIGESIQHLFFSIIILVLCILIGLGSAIKFFKWK; this is encoded by the coding sequence ATGAAATTATTTTGGACGCTACTAAAAATAGAGGGCAAACTTGTTTGGAAAGGTATGGATATACTTATATTTGGGATCCTACTCCCGATCATTTTGGCGACTCTTTTTGGATATGTCATGAGTAAAGATGTGTCTGCCAGCGGAGCATCCATGTTTGAAATCTCTTACCCTGCAGTTATTTGTATTGGGGTACTCGCCACTGGCGTAATGGGTGTACCGCTTACCATTGCTGACTATCGTCATCGAGGAATTCTAAAAAGATTCCAAGTAACACCCGTATCCCCAGTACATATATTGTTTGCTCAAGTTGTTATTCAATTATCCTCAGCACTAGTTTCATTTATTGGCGTAACTACTGTATATACTTTATTATTTGATTATGAAATGAGAGGCTCATGGGGAGTCTTTCTGATAACTTATGCATTTGTTGTGTGTGCGATGTACAGTGTTGGGATTGCTATCGGCAGTGTCGTGCCTGATCAAAAGTCTGCAAATTTATGGAGTTCAGTGGTCTACTTCACAATGCTTCTATTCTCTGGCGCTACGATTCCATATGAAATTATGCCACGTTTTCTCCAATGGATAATGGATATTCTTCCGCTTTCACATGGTATTCATTTACTTAAACAAGTTTCGATTGGAGAGTCAATTCAGCACTTATTCTTTAGTATTATCATTCTTGTCTTATGTATATTGATTGGTTTGGGCAGCGCCATCAAATTCTTTAAATGGAAGTGA
- a CDS encoding 5-methyltetrahydropteroyltriglutamate--homocysteine S-methyltransferase, whose amino-acid sequence MIRPVIGTQRNAPPFRYDIVGSFLRTDEIKAARLQYDNGEITGSQLHEIENIEIAKLLEQEKEVGLLAVTDGEFRRSWWHLDFFVGIKGTEKINLNQGRAEAAQRAESFRIVDRIAFENHPMIEQFIALKQMAGDRIPKMTIPSPALFHFVEEFNGNEVYPDQETLFQDIIAVYRSAIQAFYDAGCRYLQLDDTTWGTLCSGRHRAHLRSRGTDPDQLAKDYVRLINESIANRPQDMTIALHVCRGNFRSTWFAAGGYEPVAEELFSNTKVDAFFLEYDNERAGDFEPLRFIKDQFVVLGLVTTKHGGLESKEQLKARIEEAAQYVDIEKLCLSTQCGFASTEEGNILTEEEQWDKIRLVIETAQEIWV is encoded by the coding sequence ATGATTAGACCCGTAATTGGCACCCAGAGAAATGCTCCACCCTTTCGCTACGATATCGTTGGCAGCTTCTTACGCACGGATGAGATAAAAGCAGCCCGCCTCCAATATGACAATGGTGAAATCACGGGCAGTCAGCTTCATGAAATTGAGAATATTGAAATCGCCAAACTTCTGGAACAAGAAAAAGAAGTGGGTTTATTGGCGGTCACAGATGGGGAATTCCGCCGTTCCTGGTGGCATCTTGATTTTTTTGTAGGGATTAAAGGGACAGAAAAGATTAACTTGAATCAAGGAAGAGCGGAAGCGGCTCAGCGCGCGGAATCTTTTCGAATTGTGGACCGAATTGCCTTTGAAAATCATCCGATGATCGAGCAATTTATCGCTTTGAAGCAAATGGCTGGAGACCGAATTCCGAAAATGACGATACCTTCACCCGCTTTATTTCATTTTGTGGAGGAGTTTAACGGGAATGAGGTTTATCCGGATCAGGAAACGTTATTTCAAGATATTATTGCTGTTTACCGATCTGCAATCCAAGCGTTCTATGATGCTGGCTGCCGTTACCTCCAGTTAGACGATACAACTTGGGGAACGCTGTGTAGTGGCAGACATCGGGCGCATTTACGCAGCAGAGGTACAGATCCAGATCAATTAGCTAAGGATTATGTTAGGCTGATTAACGAGAGCATTGCCAATCGTCCACAGGACATGACAATTGCGCTTCACGTATGCCGAGGCAATTTTCGTTCTACATGGTTCGCTGCTGGTGGTTATGAGCCTGTGGCTGAAGAGCTTTTTTCGAATACTAAAGTGGATGCCTTTTTCTTGGAATATGATAATGAGCGGGCGGGTGATTTTGAGCCCTTACGCTTTATTAAAGATCAATTTGTAGTGTTGGGACTAGTAACTACGAAACATGGGGGTCTTGAGAGCAAAGAACAGCTCAAAGCGCGTATTGAAGAAGCGGCACAATATGTTGATATTGAGAAGCTTTGCCTAAGTACTCAATGTGGATTTGCTTCAACCGAGGAAGGGAATATTCTAACCGAAGAAGAGCAGTGGGATAAAATACGTCTCGTAATCGAAACCGCCCAAGAAATTTGGGTTTAA
- a CDS encoding 5-methyltetrahydropteroyltriglutamate--homocysteine S-methyltransferase, with amino-acid sequence MSTIQTGTQRTEVPFRVDIVGSFLRPETIKRARVQFQNNEITADELRKVEDTEIARVVKKQKDVGLKGVTDGEFRRSWWHLDFMWGLEGVAKKVSKEGYLFNGMETRAETAILSGKIRGTNHPMIADYRQLASVAGNDVVARQTIPSPAQFLAELQRNHQTTVAVYDNQDELVADIAAAYREVIRDFYEAGCRNLQLDDCTWGMLCDKGYWEARQKEGVNVNEIAKLYAFVNNEAIKDHPADMVITMHVCRGNYASTWAASGGYEPIAEVLFGTVDVDGFYLEFDTDRAGDFAPLRFIKDQQVVLGLFSSKTGELENKEEIVERIKEASQYVNINQLCLSPQCGFASTEEGNHLTDQQQWDKLQFIKEIADEIWH; translated from the coding sequence ATGAGTACCATTCAAACAGGAACGCAAAGAACGGAAGTACCCTTCAGAGTTGATATAGTAGGTAGCTTCTTACGCCCGGAAACTATTAAGAGGGCTCGCGTTCAATTTCAAAACAATGAAATCACGGCAGACGAATTGCGCAAGGTTGAAGATACGGAGATTGCCAGAGTCGTGAAAAAGCAAAAAGATGTAGGTTTAAAAGGAGTAACGGACGGTGAATTCCGCCGTTCTTGGTGGCATTTAGACTTCATGTGGGGTCTGGAAGGCGTAGCTAAGAAAGTCAGCAAAGAAGGCTATTTATTCAATGGCATGGAGACAAGAGCGGAAACGGCAATCCTATCTGGCAAGATTCGCGGTACGAATCATCCAATGATCGCAGATTACAGACAACTGGCTAGCGTTGCCGGTAACGATGTAGTTGCGCGTCAAACGATTCCCTCTCCTGCACAATTTCTTGCTGAGCTTCAACGGAATCACCAGACCACTGTAGCTGTTTACGATAACCAAGATGAACTAGTTGCTGATATTGCCGCAGCATATCGTGAAGTGATTCGCGACTTCTATGAGGCGGGTTGTCGAAATCTTCAGTTGGACGATTGCACATGGGGGATGCTCTGTGACAAAGGATATTGGGAAGCGCGACAAAAAGAGGGTGTAAATGTTAACGAAATTGCTAAGTTGTATGCATTCGTAAATAATGAAGCGATTAAGGATCATCCTGCTGATATGGTCATTACCATGCATGTATGCCGTGGAAACTATGCTTCTACATGGGCAGCTTCCGGTGGATACGAGCCAATCGCAGAAGTGTTATTCGGAACTGTGGATGTTGATGGGTTCTATCTGGAGTTTGATACGGATCGGGCAGGTGATTTCGCACCATTAAGATTTATCAAGGATCAACAGGTTGTTCTAGGATTGTTCAGCTCGAAGACCGGTGAGCTTGAGAATAAAGAAGAAATCGTGGAGCGTATTAAAGAAGCGTCACAGTATGTTAACATCAATCAGCTATGTCTAAGCCCACAATGCGGTTTTGCTTCTACAGAAGAAGGAAACCATTTGACAGATCAGCAACAGTGGGACAAACTGCAATTTATTAAAGAGATTGCGGATGAAATTTGGCATTGA
- a CDS encoding ABC transporter ATP-binding protein — translation MILSVKNLYVRYGDKVAVQDLNFHLGEGEVIGLLGANGAGKSSSIAAILGIEKSEFQMLEVLGKSPFTERKEVFQNVGVQFQDTNFQDRLTVEEACIQWRALYKKPQAIDPLLITFGLHEKKKQLVRSLSGGEKQRLAVLLALLPNPQLVFLDELTTGLDTKARKMLWKQLLTMKENGLSIVLTSHYMDEVEALCDQLIILRDGKTVAFGSIQEIITLSGQPTLEDAYLYFAGEEEWV, via the coding sequence ATGATTTTGTCCGTGAAAAATCTCTATGTACGATACGGAGATAAAGTTGCTGTCCAGGATTTAAACTTTCATTTAGGTGAAGGAGAAGTAATTGGTTTGCTAGGAGCTAATGGTGCGGGTAAATCCTCGAGTATTGCTGCAATTCTAGGGATCGAGAAAAGCGAATTTCAAATGCTCGAAGTACTTGGGAAATCGCCATTCACAGAACGAAAAGAAGTGTTCCAAAACGTTGGCGTACAATTCCAAGATACGAATTTTCAAGATCGCCTAACCGTAGAAGAGGCTTGTATCCAATGGCGTGCTTTATACAAAAAACCACAAGCTATCGATCCTTTACTTATAACCTTTGGACTGCATGAAAAGAAAAAGCAGCTAGTAAGATCGCTATCTGGCGGTGAAAAGCAGCGATTAGCAGTTTTGTTAGCCCTCTTGCCTAATCCTCAGCTCGTTTTTTTAGATGAATTAACAACGGGGCTTGATACAAAAGCGCGTAAGATGTTATGGAAACAGCTTTTAACTATGAAAGAAAACGGACTATCGATTGTACTCACCTCTCATTACATGGACGAAGTAGAAGCTCTCTGCGATCAACTAATCATTTTAAGAGACGGTAAAACGGTCGCCTTTGGTTCCATTCAAGAAATTATTACACTTAGTGGACAACCAACATTAGAGGATGCCTATTTATATTTTGCAGGTGAGGAGGAATGGGTATGA
- a CDS encoding LysR family transcriptional regulator, producing MTLQQLRYAIEIANSGSMNEAAKKLFVSQPSLSNAIKELESELGITIFERTNRGISISVEGMEFLGYARQIIEQTELMENRYTGKKRSPIYFSISTQHYAFVVDAFVNLMKQNDVSEYNFSLRETQTYEIIEDVRTLRSDLGILYINESNYKHMNKLFSDGNLKFTPLFNTDPHLYVRTGHPLARKEVITQDDIVPFPYITFEQGENNSLHFSEEMLSFSQIEKNIKVNDRATLTNLLMGTDCYTVGTGILASDLNGDGLKTIPFESNEVFTVGWIAHKDRRPSVMASKYIEILNDLVSGSYFDLNHFLL from the coding sequence GTGACGTTGCAACAACTCCGCTACGCTATCGAAATTGCAAATAGTGGCTCCATGAATGAGGCGGCAAAGAAGCTTTTTGTCTCTCAACCGAGCCTGTCCAATGCCATTAAAGAGTTAGAAAGTGAACTGGGAATTACGATTTTTGAGCGGACCAACCGTGGGATCAGTATTTCCGTAGAGGGGATGGAATTCCTAGGTTATGCTCGCCAAATTATTGAACAGACGGAGCTTATGGAGAATCGTTATACTGGGAAAAAGCGTAGTCCGATCTATTTTTCCATCTCTACGCAGCACTACGCCTTTGTGGTTGACGCCTTTGTAAATCTCATGAAGCAGAATGACGTCTCGGAATACAATTTTAGCTTGAGAGAGACGCAAACCTACGAGATTATCGAGGATGTACGTACATTGCGCAGTGATTTAGGAATTCTTTATATTAACGAGAGTAACTATAAGCATATGAATAAACTGTTTAGTGACGGCAATCTGAAATTCACACCGCTTTTTAATACGGATCCGCATCTTTATGTTCGAACCGGACATCCGCTGGCTCGTAAGGAAGTTATTACTCAGGATGATATTGTACCGTTCCCTTATATCACTTTTGAACAGGGTGAGAACAATTCACTGCATTTCTCAGAGGAAATGTTAAGCTTTTCACAAATTGAGAAGAATATTAAGGTGAATGACCGAGCGACACTGACCAATTTATTAATGGGTACGGATTGCTATACGGTTGGCACAGGAATTCTGGCGTCTGATCTAAATGGTGATGGCCTGAAGACGATTCCTTTTGAGAGCAATGAAGTATTTACGGTTGGCTGGATAGCGCATAAAGATCGTAGACCGAGTGTAATGGCATCTAAGTATATCGAGATTTTGAATGACCTGGTTTCAGGAAGTTATTTTGATCTAAATCATTTTTTACTATAG